The Victivallis sp. Marseille-Q1083 DNA window AACCCAGGGGATAACATACAAAAAGGCCGGACGGGAAATCCGTCCGGCCGATCATGCCATCCCAACTCACTGATAAGTCGGGAACGATGGGATACTGGTCTGGACCTGATCGTCCGGGAAATAGGCCGAGCCATCCGGATTGACCAGCTTGCAGGTCAGGAAGATCAGCAAATTGGTCTTCTTGCCGGAAGAACCTTTCGACTGGAAGAAGCGTCCGATCAACGGCACATCGCCCAGGATCGGAATCTTGTCATCGATCGTCGTAACTTCATCTTTGATGATACCGCCGAGCGCAACCGTCTCGCCGTCCTTGATCGAAATCAGCGTATCGATCAACCGCTCCGCCACGACCGGCTCCCGCAACAGATTGAGGACCGGGAAATTATCATCTCCGGACTCTTCGTAGTCGAAAGTCGTCCAACCGACGAAAGTACGCACCGTCGGTTTGACCCGCAGCGTGATCAACTTGCGGGCGATATCCACTTCCGGCGTCACCAGCATCTGAATACCGAACTGCTCCGCCTCATCGAAGACCGGCACCGGACTGATGTAGGTGTAAGTATTCATCGAATTGTTGTTGTTATCGTTGGTATTGCTGTCGCTGGTACTGAACGACGCCTCGTCATACTCGTCCGGGAAATACATTTCTTTGACCATCCGGATCAGCGCGGGCTGACCATTCAGCGTCAGGATGCGCGGTGAAAAGAGCATGTCCTCCGAATTCAACTGATTCAAAGCCCGGACCGAGAAAGAAAAATCAAATCCGTTGACGCTGCGGTTATAGGTGAAGATATCGTCGCTTTCCGGATCGAGACTGTTCAGCGTATTGTCATTCTCATCGAATTCCAATTTGCCGTCCCGATTGCCGACCGTATTATAACCAATCAGTTCTCCTTCTTCATCATAGATCGGAGTCGTGGATACCGGATTGTTGGCAATCGCATAATTGAAGCCGAGCTCCTGCAAATCGTTCTGCGTCACTTCGACAAATTTCGCCTGAATTTCCACCATCGGTTCCTTGATCGACAGATCGGTTTGAATGATCCGGTCGATCTTCTGCAGGTTCTCCCGGGTGTTGGTGACAATCAAGCGGCTGATGCGCTGGTCGAAAACAATACGGGACCCCAGCGGGAAGGTTACGCCGTAACCTTTGAAAAATTCCGCCAGCACCGGGCCGACTTCACCGTCGCCGTAGGAAATCAACACTTCACGGTTCAGCGGGAAGATCTGCGTTTCCATCTCATCGAGGGCATAGTCCTCGGAGGCGATTACCACCGAATATTTCTCCACCCGGTATTTCAAGTTCAACGTCTGGCACAGCACTTTGATCGCTTCGCCGAGGCTCTTGTCATTCAAGACGAAATTGACCGACGGATATTCCGGTTCTTCCGGTTCGACCGCCATCGGGTTATAGGCATACGAATCGTAATTCGCCGCATCCCCATAGCCGCCCTGGCCCATCGTCCCCATGCCTCCCTGCATACCGGGGCCATAGCCGCCCGGGCCCATCGCACCCATGCCTCCTTGCATGCCGGGACCATAGCCGCCCGGGCCCATCGCGCCCATGCCCGGCTGCATGCCGGGATTCATGCCGCCCGGATTCATGCCCGGCATACCGGGAGTATAACCGCCAGGGCCGCTCGGACTCATGCCCGGCTGCATACCGGGATTCATGCCCGGCGGATATTGGCCCATCCCCGGCCGCATCATGCCGCCCGGGCCCATCATCATGCCGTTCTGATTGGCGTCCTGCGCCGCCTTCGCCATTTTTTCCATCTGCTGGCGCAAATGATGTTTCTGCAAATCGAACATCAGGAAAATATTGATGCCCTTGCCTTCCGGGTCATTTTCCTTGCTCAATTCGACGATATACCGGATGGCGGCCGGCAATTTCAAATCTTCGCAATTGACTTCCGGAATGATGATGTTGTCCAGCTTCTGCTGGAGCGTCATCTCGCCGTCGGGCGTTTTGAAAATCGGCGCTTCGATCAACGTTCCACCGTCGAAATTGGTCAACGAATCCAACGGCGTCACCCCGTTCCAGGTCGCTTCCGCAATCATCTCTTTGTGAACGATGCCATAACGCCGGTCGGCAGCTTTGGCCAGCAGCAAATTGCAGGCGCCCAAACCGGTCGTCGCTTCCGTATTGTAGACGTCGATCCGCAGTACCCGCTCATAAGCATCGCGGGCCCGGGCATATTCTTTTGCCTGAAAAAGTTTATTGGCCCGCGCCAACTCAATGCCGATGGTGTATTCACGATTTTCCTTGTCCGGAATCAAATCGGCTTCTTTCACCTCGGTGCGCCGGGCAACGGCCGCTTTCTCTTTTTCATACTGAGCGATCTTCGCATCCATCTTGGCTTTGCTGGCCGGGTAAACCTCGGCCGCCTTTTTGCACAGCTCGATGGCTTTGTCGTAATCTTCCGCCAATGACAGCTCTTCCGCCTGGTCGGCGATATTCTCAGACATATAGAAATAAGACTGGGCAATCTGATCGCGGCAATCACTCAATTTCTTTTTGAAAAGAGTGGAACCGCCGTCGCTGAGCTCCCGCAAGATTTTCACCGCCTCAAGATACTGGTCAATCGCCGCCTGGTAATCTCCCTTGCGAAACGCCTCATGACCAGCACGCATGAAGCTGTCGGCGTTGGCCGCCAGCTCCTCCTTGTCGATGACCGTCGTACTGATCTGCCGATTGATGTCCTCGACGACATCCTCCTGCGCCTGCGCTCCCGTCGGCGCAAACAATGCCGCACAACAACAAGAAAGTACAGACACTTTCAAATAATTGTTATCTATTCTAAATACCATTATTAGCCTCCGGCATGTGATGTGTTAACGATATAAATCCGGCAATCCGGGTTGAATGTTACGACGAATCGGCATGCCTTCGGCATTGATCAAGCGAGCCGTAACGAACACCAGCAGATTCCGCCGTTCCGTCATCGTCATCTGGCTGCTGAAGAAGCGGCCGAAGAAAGGCACATCGCCCAGAACCGGCCAGCGGTCATCGCGCGCCATATTCCGGTCATCGATCATACCGCCGAGTACAATGGTTTCCCCATCATAGACACGGACGTTGGTTTCCAGATCGCGAATCGTAAATTCCGGCATCCACAAATTGAATTGCTTCTTATAATACGGAATCGCCTGGCTCCGCCAATCCGTAACCACCGTGCCACCATTGGAAACGCCCAGATAACCGGCTTCCATCGTCACCAGGTAATTGGAATTGTCGTGACCGACATAGGCGATGACGCTCGGACGCAGGTAAAGAGAAATCGTATAATTGTCCGGATTGACGACCGCTTTCACATAGAACTTGATACCGGTATCCTGTGACTCAAGATCCGGCACCGGCTCGGTGATCACGATCGTCGAATCATCCACATCCAGCTCCGGCGTATCCCAGTCGATCGGGAAATACTGCGACTCCACCAGTTCGATTGCGCCGACATCCCCGCTGGTCACCACCAGTTTCGGGGAGGACAGCACCTCCGCCCGTGAATTCTGGGCGATCGCATTGACCGACAACGACAAATTCACATTGGAATCGTTGCCAAACAGCGATTCACCGAAGTTCGGGAATATTTTCAAATTATTGATCACTCTATAACTGGATGGAGAAGAACCGGAGGCGTTGGCGCCATCTCCTTTGCTGTAATGCCGCAACGGATTGTTCGGATTGCTGATATCCCAGGTCGAATCCGGATTTAAGTTCGTATCGCTCGCATACAGACTCCAATCGAATCCCAGCTCATTCAAGTCCGTCATCGTCAATTCCACCAGCTTCGCTTCAATCTGAATCATCGGAATGTCGATGGCATCCAACTGCTGGAGCAGATCTTCCAGTTTATTCAGGTTTTCAATCGTATTGGTCACGACGATCTTGTTGGACGGACGGCTGTAATTGATGGATGCGCCCAGCGGGAAATCGACGCCGCGGGCCGTAAAGTACATCGCCAACCGCGCCGGCGTCGCCTCACGGCGCCAGACATTGTCGCCACCCAGCGTATAGCTCGTATCGCTGCTGTTGGAATTGTTGCTCGAACCGCTGGAACCGCGGCTGCTGCCGCTCGAACCACGGCTGGAACCGCGGCTGGAACCGCCGCCGCGGCTGCTGCCTGAACCACTGCTCGAACCACGGCTCGAACCACTGCCGCGGCTGCTGCCTGAACCACTGCTCGAACCACTGCCGCTATTATTATCGCGGTCGCTCGCCCCCCAGGATTCACCGGTCGTTCCCAGAATATGCGCCGCACCGACACCGATGATACCGCCGCGAATGTAATCGCCGCCCACCGCGGAGTCATTATCGCCATTGTTGGAACCGCTCCGGTTCCCGCCGCCGCCGCCAGTACCGCCGCCGGTGCCGTCTCCCATCTGCGCCTGAGGCTCCAATCCCACCTGGAAGGACATACCCGGCATCGTCGAATTGATGCCATTGTCAGTCCCGCCGCCGCCGGCACCGCCGCGTCCGCTGCCGCCAGTCACCCCGCCGCCGACGCCCCCCAAACCGCCGCCCTGCTGCCCGCCGGGCCCGCCGGTTCCACCGGTTCCCGGCATTCCGGGCATCCCAGTCATGCCGCCCTGCTGGCCGCCGGCACCGGTCATGCCTGGCATGCCGCCCATGCCCGGACCGGTCATTCCCTGTCTGCCGCCCTGCATGCCCATGGCGCCCATACTGCCGGGACCTCCCATCGCATTGTTCTGCTGCATCTGAGGATATTTTTGGGGATCGTAACCATAAATCCAGCCGTATTGACCGAGCGCCTTCCCGCGCCCGCTCTCATACGGCGTATCATATTCGGCAATGTCGTTGATGATCGACGCCCGGATCGGGAACGATACCGTCTTCATCTCGCTGACATTGGAACCGATCAACACCGAATTATCGGTAATCTGATATTTTAAGCCGGTCTGCTTGCACAGATAACGAATCACTTCCAAGAGCGGCATATCCGTCGCCGAAAATGTAAACGGCTTCAAATCCGCCGCTTCTTCACCGGAAATCGCCGAAACGACGTTGACGCCCTTGCCATCCGGGGAATAACGCGCACTGTTCCGGTCCAGGGACCGGATGACATCGATCGGATTTTCCTCTTCGAAGTCGATATCCTTGAATACGATATCTTCCAGGCGTTTCCGCATTCCGGAATCGTTCTCTTCTTTTTCCATCGCCCGGCCGAGGACATTTTTCTGCTCCGAAGGTGTGTTCTCCGGGGTAATCCATTCCCAGGCATTGTAAGCCAATTGGCCGTAAATGTTGGCAGTCTGCCGTTCTTTGGCGCGTTGATACAGCGTATCGGCATTGCGCTTGGCCATCTCGATTGCCGGCTCATACAACGGGTTGATGATGAAGATTTCCTCCAGCTTTGCCCGCACTTCCTCATAACGTCCGCCCTTGAACAGGATCTGGGCTTCGCGGAACAAAAGATCCACCTTCTCCCGCTCGTCCTGCAACGTCGGCGCCGCTTCCTCCAGGGAAGTCATCTTTTCCTTTTCCAACGCCAGAATTCTCCGGCGGGCCATATCCACCACTGCGGCAACCTCGTCCTTGACGCGCGGATCGATCAGTTCCGCTTCATTGGCAGTATTGATCGCATCGGTGAACTTTTCGTCGGCCATCTGCTTGCGGGCGTCGGCCAGCACGGCATTGGCATGCTGCCCGATCACCTCACTGCGCCGCTTGTTCACTTCGGCCAGACGGCGTTCCGCCGCCAGTCCCTTCAAACCGGAAAGTTTCTTCTGGATTTCCGCAAACGTCGCATCGGCTTCCGCATATTGACCGGCTTTGACCAACTCTTCCGCCTGAGCCAAAGCAACATCAATCGCCTCAATCTCCTTGCTGCGCTCTTCCTTCACCTGATCGATCGCATCGCGCACTTCACCGTCCGTTTCCAGCGCTACGCATCCGGTCGCAGTCAAGTAACATGCCAGCCAAAATGAACAGGATTTTCTCGGCAACCCCAATATTCCCAGTCCTTTCATGCTCTTTTACCTTATGGTTATTGTTTCAAGACAATTTTTATTCTTTAGTTGCGTTATTTCCAATTGAATCGCCGGCATTCACCGGCGCGGCATCGTGGTTGTCGGCATGACATTCGGCATCCGATTGTTCATGTTGTTCATACGCTGCTGATAATACTGGTAATTACCCAGCCGGTAGCGTTCCGGAATCTGGATCGCCGTCGAAATCGCACCGCTCTTCGACTCGTCCGTCTTATTCAACAATTCAACCCGTTCCGAAGCCAGATCGACCGCCGTCACTTCGAACTCTTCCACGCCGGAACGCTGAGTCCCCATCTTGAACGTATCGCCGACCACCACTTCGTACTTGACGGCCGGAATGCTGATATCCCGGACCACCGCTTTGGCCGTCGGCATATCGGTCACTTCGTTGACCACCATTTCCAGTCGAATGCGGTTGTCGTCATCCTGGCCTTCGAGCCAAACCCGGGAAGCATCCTTTTGCTGCTGCTGGCCGTCGACCTCCACCGTTTCGGTGCGAAGCTCGGCATCCACCAGCTTATAGCGCTTGCGGTCGACGGTGAAAACATCACCGATCCGACGATAGGGGCCGCCGGAACGACCGGTACCGATCTGGAACTCCCAGGTCGAACGGTCGGCGCCTTCGGCGTTGATCTTACGCAGGGTCGCGCCGAACGGAATCGCGTTGATT harbors:
- a CDS encoding Amuc_1099 family pilus-like system protein, with product MNFLQKHYEKIILAVLLLVFVFSSLYLFNVINSTNDITEKDLEIPPGRQDYESLNFNGDEFKTDKVMTEGLAWKESRSRDGGKVSALFSDLLVPVISGRCPHCRYFVPIYYFEEVHSCPFCGGELPTPVNDFSDLNVAIGADADGDGMPNSFELRNNLDPNNPLDGIADYDYDGFSNNYEYLMKTNMLDPKDHPPYINRLYIAEINAIPFGATLRKINAEGADRSTWEFQIGTGRSGGPYRRIGDVFTVDRKRYKLVDAELRTETVEVDGQQQQKDASRVWLEGQDDDNRIRLEMVVNEVTDMPTAKAVVRDISIPAVKYEVVVGDTFKMGTQRSGVEEFEVTAVDLASERVELLNKTDESKSGAISTAIQIPERYRLGNYQYYQQRMNNMNNRMPNVMPTTTMPRR